One window from the genome of Paramormyrops kingsleyae isolate MSU_618 chromosome 3, PKINGS_0.4, whole genome shotgun sequence encodes:
- the LOC111838715 gene encoding uncharacterized protein isoform X2 — protein sequence MMSGRSVNPKDQDIIDLVQKQPKEALYSSIQQDFRSMTHPETHFEMKAKPDPLGNLPYDLKLPPTVTPSAANNNPSATSQPQYQPAGFVPTPVIIAQKLAAHQRAAGVSLPSSILSNSRRSLDSNPQDHASTAAKPSHYPDNISVIMGNKHTDALPPINVQERKAQVLTHLTGPLQLEDTGTKNTPIRSSSYRDPTQDRTRMEALSKLGLNANQPSSSSYYRAVNKNKADSSLTSSYAEKSPLSLASSARTTPSATDFNNYGDKSKSPKTRSSSMLEPRGNVNATPDSVPPLTDFNHYGGKTKIMSLVSSVKSNTAANHPVSHENRSSMAPPPSGAEVSTNSFGGKSRFMAPPTSSKTEPAASEAIKYDARLPKPSAGANNIGITSNSYGGKSKVMNPLMSTPAVPEVLLSDSYGAKSKAVSPAVISINRPEVSASNLNQNVPVTTPRPAYALPNASLGPLASRPEPVPSDVTGLSHQSSGDGATTGAPPSQAERRLSFSKPAAQLRPQGITVQFTGRGPTDQSRKDALRVLGLLKKGSGYSS from the exons ATGATGTCAGGACGATCTGTCAATCCCAAGGATCAAGACATTATTGACCTGGTCCAAAAGCAGCCCAAGGAAGCCCTGTACAGCTCCATCCAGCAAG ATTTTCGCAGTATGACTCACCCGGAGACTCATTTTGAAATGAAGGCAAAACCAGACCCCTTGGGAAACCTTCCCTATGATTTAAAACTTCCACCCACTGTGACCCCCTCAGCAGCTAATAACAACCCCAGTGCTACCAGCCAGCCACAGTACCAGCCTGCTGGTTTCGTCCCCACCCCGGTCATCATCGCTCAGAAGCTTGCGGCCCATCAGAGAGCCGCGGGCGTCAGCTTGCCTTCTAGCATCCTCTCCAATTCCCGCCGAAGCTTGGACTCCAACCCCCAGGACCACGCATCCACCGCAGCCAAGCCCAGCCATTACCCAGACAATATAAGTGTCATCATGGGAAACAAGCATACTGATGCCCTGCCACCTATTAATGTCCAGGAGCGAAAGGCCCAGGTTCTGACCCACCTTACAGGCCCACTTCAGCTGGAGGACACAGGCACGAAAAACACTCCAATCCGAAGTTCCTCCTATCGGGATCCAACTCAGGATAGAACCAGAATGGAGGCTCTCTCCAAGCTGGGCCTTAATGCAAACCAGCCCTCATCTAGTAGCTACTACAGGGCTGTCAACAAAAACAAGGCAGACTCCTCACTGACCAGCAGTTATGCCGAAAAGTCTCCACTGTCTTTAGCCTCCAGTGCAAGGACAACCCCTTCTGCCACTGATTTCAATAACTATGGGGACAAAAGCAAGTCACCAAAAACCAGGTCTTCCAGTATGCTGGAACCCCGTGGCAATGTTAATGCTACACCTGACAGCGTGCCTCCCTTAACTGACTTCAACCATTATGGAGGTAAGACCAAAATCATGAGCCTGGTGTCATCCGTGAAGAGCAACACTGCTGCCAACCACCCCGTTAGCCATGAAAACAGGTCTAGCATGGCACCTCCACCCTCAGGTGCAGAGGTATCAACCAACAGTTTTGGTGGCAAAAGTAGATTCATGGCTCCACCTACATCTTCGAAGACTGAGCCTGCTGCCAGTGAGGCTATTAAGTATGATGCCAGGTTGCCCAAACCTAGTGCTGGAGCTAATAACATTGGTATCACAAGCAACAGTTATGGTGGCAAAAGCAAAGTCATGAATCCCTTGATGTCAACACCAGCTGTACCTGAGGTTCTATTGAGTGACAGTTATGGTGCAAAAAGCAAAGCTGTGAGCCCTGCAGTGATCTCCATCAACAGGCCCGAGGTATCTGCCAGCAACCTAAACCAGAATGTCCCCGTTACCACTCCCAGACCAGCATACGCTCTGCCTAATGCTTCTCTGGGTCCACTGGCAAGCCGACCAGAACCTGTGCCATCTGATGTCACTGGGCTGTCGCACCAAAGCAGTGGGGATGGTGCCACCACTGGAGCACCCCCATCTCAGGCAGAACGACGGCTGTCCTTCTCCAAGCCCGCGGCACAACTGCGCCCCCAGGGCATCACGGTGCAGTTCACAGGACGTGGGCCCACAGATCAATCCCGCAAGGATGCCCTGCGTGTACTGGGGCTGCTTAAGAAAGGGTCGGGGTACTCTTCCTGA
- the LOC111838715 gene encoding uncharacterized protein isoform X1 — MDLHVPAAGSRYGGGWAAQNGRGNTQNRTRPAENESLRFLSREERECIRFLEETIDSLDEDLDEPDEKRLSGSANPAVHRPITAATVMMSGRSVNPKDQDIIDLVQKQPKEALYSSIQQDFRSMTHPETHFEMKAKPDPLGNLPYDLKLPPTVTPSAANNNPSATSQPQYQPAGFVPTPVIIAQKLAAHQRAAGVSLPSSILSNSRRSLDSNPQDHASTAAKPSHYPDNISVIMGNKHTDALPPINVQERKAQVLTHLTGPLQLEDTGTKNTPIRSSSYRDPTQDRTRMEALSKLGLNANQPSSSSYYRAVNKNKADSSLTSSYAEKSPLSLASSARTTPSATDFNNYGDKSKSPKTRSSSMLEPRGNVNATPDSVPPLTDFNHYGGKTKIMSLVSSVKSNTAANHPVSHENRSSMAPPPSGAEVSTNSFGGKSRFMAPPTSSKTEPAASEAIKYDARLPKPSAGANNIGITSNSYGGKSKVMNPLMSTPAVPEVLLSDSYGAKSKAVSPAVISINRPEVSASNLNQNVPVTTPRPAYALPNASLGPLASRPEPVPSDVTGLSHQSSGDGATTGAPPSQAERRLSFSKPAAQLRPQGITVQFTGRGPTDQSRKDALRVLGLLKKGSGYSS, encoded by the exons ATGGACTTACATGTGCCTGCCGCCGGCTCCCGGTATGGAGGCGGCTGGGCTGCCCAGAATGGCAGAGGGAACACCCAAAACCGCACCAGGCCCGCT GAGAATGAGAGCCTACGATTCCTGAGTCGAGAGGAGAGGGAGTGCATCAGGTTTTTGGAGGAGACCATCGACTCACTGGATGAAGATCTGGATGAACCAGATGAAAAGCGTTTGTCAGGGAGTGCCAACCCAGCAGTACACCGCCCCATCACAGCTGCTACAGTAATGATGTCAGGACGATCTGTCAATCCCAAGGATCAAGACATTATTGACCTGGTCCAAAAGCAGCCCAAGGAAGCCCTGTACAGCTCCATCCAGCAAG ATTTTCGCAGTATGACTCACCCGGAGACTCATTTTGAAATGAAGGCAAAACCAGACCCCTTGGGAAACCTTCCCTATGATTTAAAACTTCCACCCACTGTGACCCCCTCAGCAGCTAATAACAACCCCAGTGCTACCAGCCAGCCACAGTACCAGCCTGCTGGTTTCGTCCCCACCCCGGTCATCATCGCTCAGAAGCTTGCGGCCCATCAGAGAGCCGCGGGCGTCAGCTTGCCTTCTAGCATCCTCTCCAATTCCCGCCGAAGCTTGGACTCCAACCCCCAGGACCACGCATCCACCGCAGCCAAGCCCAGCCATTACCCAGACAATATAAGTGTCATCATGGGAAACAAGCATACTGATGCCCTGCCACCTATTAATGTCCAGGAGCGAAAGGCCCAGGTTCTGACCCACCTTACAGGCCCACTTCAGCTGGAGGACACAGGCACGAAAAACACTCCAATCCGAAGTTCCTCCTATCGGGATCCAACTCAGGATAGAACCAGAATGGAGGCTCTCTCCAAGCTGGGCCTTAATGCAAACCAGCCCTCATCTAGTAGCTACTACAGGGCTGTCAACAAAAACAAGGCAGACTCCTCACTGACCAGCAGTTATGCCGAAAAGTCTCCACTGTCTTTAGCCTCCAGTGCAAGGACAACCCCTTCTGCCACTGATTTCAATAACTATGGGGACAAAAGCAAGTCACCAAAAACCAGGTCTTCCAGTATGCTGGAACCCCGTGGCAATGTTAATGCTACACCTGACAGCGTGCCTCCCTTAACTGACTTCAACCATTATGGAGGTAAGACCAAAATCATGAGCCTGGTGTCATCCGTGAAGAGCAACACTGCTGCCAACCACCCCGTTAGCCATGAAAACAGGTCTAGCATGGCACCTCCACCCTCAGGTGCAGAGGTATCAACCAACAGTTTTGGTGGCAAAAGTAGATTCATGGCTCCACCTACATCTTCGAAGACTGAGCCTGCTGCCAGTGAGGCTATTAAGTATGATGCCAGGTTGCCCAAACCTAGTGCTGGAGCTAATAACATTGGTATCACAAGCAACAGTTATGGTGGCAAAAGCAAAGTCATGAATCCCTTGATGTCAACACCAGCTGTACCTGAGGTTCTATTGAGTGACAGTTATGGTGCAAAAAGCAAAGCTGTGAGCCCTGCAGTGATCTCCATCAACAGGCCCGAGGTATCTGCCAGCAACCTAAACCAGAATGTCCCCGTTACCACTCCCAGACCAGCATACGCTCTGCCTAATGCTTCTCTGGGTCCACTGGCAAGCCGACCAGAACCTGTGCCATCTGATGTCACTGGGCTGTCGCACCAAAGCAGTGGGGATGGTGCCACCACTGGAGCACCCCCATCTCAGGCAGAACGACGGCTGTCCTTCTCCAAGCCCGCGGCACAACTGCGCCCCCAGGGCATCACGGTGCAGTTCACAGGACGTGGGCCCACAGATCAATCCCGCAAGGATGCCCTGCGTGTACTGGGGCTGCTTAAGAAAGGGTCGGGGTACTCTTCCTGA